The following proteins are encoded in a genomic region of Camarhynchus parvulus chromosome 4A, STF_HiC, whole genome shotgun sequence:
- the PSMD10 gene encoding 26S proteasome non-ATPase regulatory subunit 10 encodes MEGAVSDVAVCNLAFAGRLEELRALLLRDRAQATRADQDHRTALHWACSAGHTDVAELLLGLGVPVNDKDDAGWTPLHIAASAGRDEIVKALIAKGAHVNAVNQNGCTPLHYAASKNKQEIAIMLLENGADPDATDHFESTPLHRAAAKGNLKMVQILVQHNATLDIRDSEGNTPLHLACDEERVEEAKLLVSHGASIHIENKEDLTPLKVAKGGLGAILKRMVEG; translated from the exons ATGGAGGGCGCGGTGTCGGACGTGGCCGTGTGTAACCTGGCGTTCGCGGGGCGCCTCGAGGAGCTGCGGGCGCTGCTGCTCCGCGACCGGGCCCAGGCCACGCGAGCCGACCAG GATCACCGCACCGCGCTGCACTGGGCCTGCTCGGCGGGACACACGGACGTCGCGGAGCTCCTGCTCGGGCTCGGCGTGCCTGTCAACGACAAGGACGAT GCTGGTTGGACTCCCCTACACATTGCTGCTTCAGCAGGCCGTGATGAAATTGTGAAAGCCCTCATTGCTAAGGGTGCTCATGTAAATGCTGTCAATCAGAATGGCTGCACGCCCCTGCATTATGCAGCCTCCAAAAATAAGCAGGAG ATTGCAATCATGCTTTTGGAGAATGGAGCAGATCCAGATGCAACAGATCATTTTGAATCCACCCCGttacacagagcagcagccaaaggaaaCCTAAAAATGGTACAGATCCTTGTGCAGCACAATGCAACTTTGGATATACGGGACTCTGAAGGGAATACTCCTCT TCATTTAGCCTGCGATGAAGAGAGAGTGGAGGAGGCAAAGCTGCTCGTGTCTCATGGTGCAAGTATTCACATTGAGAATAAAGAAGATCTGACCCCTCTGAAAGTGGCAAAGGGAGGCCTGGGAGCCATCCTTAAAAGAATGGTGGAAGGCTAG